Proteins encoded together in one Penicillium digitatum chromosome 1, complete sequence window:
- a CDS encoding Putative Transcription initiation factor TFIID, subunit TAF1 — translation MPHATPKAPEGEDDTDFDDVMRQLNNYEDTGPSLDFLSRDLEVGEKADDAIDYEDFEDDELPEEEIAGRPAPALSAVNDNQDHFANLGSDDAALFGNGDDLFGDQVEGAHAQDDNLDDLFGEGSFSPPPAGQEDSTRGLFEDEEMPLTDAPVNLPPIPSAPEPQPEPPLMEEDEFQDDDSIMSEDMNPVELRAWKLQQQLFAMSGVENPPAPPENHEELLHSLFPSFDRNTLPRWLELIPHKKAIFIGKQPTKPPKPVLPTKVNIELAADQERAFRTGQPLKRGLDHETHGLVMITRLDREEEGDEAEEDTKDDIDLDDVDGDEVLPGGFTMQDLRTICVDWDVKDDISNIDPEEKPLAQRKDGIFDDDEADWLMETELPNKKRKTGPTPMDVIALSHIDIPLLDDPEQATLKIAKRVTIDLNDPNILVDELRVDAVANKPKHAAPRTRDEVDLNLTRRLTQRYNISNDQAYDMLKQNHQNKIRSTLGNVTLEHGLPALRLQWPYYKTELAKAEARSFHRPALAFRPGQTSWFKNPAQFRRKHLRGKDAKTVYDSTKSLSMGDNSNVLLVEYSEELPMTLANFGMCNRFINYYRRKNIDDPTRPRADIGETVVLLPQDKSPYSIFGHVDPGEISPAISNSMYRAPLFPHQPKSTDFLVVRNTTGSEGCHYYLRNIENFYVAGQQFPSVDIPGPHSRKVTTVAKNRMKMLVYRLLKKSPDERLAISDVTAHIPNTTDMQNRQKVKDFLQHDKDTKYWKPLDPVLPDQDTIRSWVQPEDVCLLESMQIGQQHLHDTGYGNDAETGGENEEDEELESFEQQMAPWKATRNFLLASQGKAMLKLHGEGDPTGRGEGYNFIKTSMKGGFKAIGESVEDKLDAQRLKELGGHSYNVARQQKSYETSIRRIWDAQKSSLSSTIEHSDQESDVDQEDEYQDQFNKPTPRSEAPTPGPYRRDDETTSQFSKMSFNSQRGKVLRITRQIKQENGEIVEQEQHVFDPRVIRHYIQHRHHNEAMHTKLESLQPTGDPEVDARNRKLIEAELGRLNRNKERRFAREKQKGIPRSGDPDGKPAGTQRKCANCGQVGHIKTNKKLCPLLNGTMKPEDRVTDSAFSMSAPVL, via the coding sequence ATGCCTCATGCAACACCGAAGGCCCCGGAGGGCGAGGACGATACCGATTTCGACGATGTGATGCGACAACTGAACAACTACGAAGATACCGGACCCTCTTTAGATTTCTTGTCGCGTGATTTGGAGGTTGGCGAAAAAGCCGACGATGCAATTGACTACGAGGATTTCGAAGACGATGAACTTCCGGAGGAAGAGATTGCCGGACGCCCAGCCCCAGCCCTGTCTGCAGTGAATGACAATCAAGATCATTTCGCGAATCTGGGATCAGACGACGCAGCTCTCTTCGGAAACGGCGACGATCTCTTCGGTGACCAGGTAGAGGGGGCTCATGCCCAGGATGACAATCTCGATGATCTCTTCGGCGAAGGTTCTTTTTCGCCTCCTCCTGCTGGACAGGAAGATTCTACCCGTGGCCTTTTCGAAGACGAAGAAATGCCCTTAACAGATGCGCCCGTTAACCTACCACCCATCCCGTCAGCCCCGGAACCGCAACCAGAGCCACCTCTgatggaggaagatgaattcCAGGATGATGACAGTATCATGTCGGAAGACATGAATCCTGTCGAACTCCGCGCATGGAAACTTCAGCAGCAGTTGTTCGCGATGTCAGGCGTTGAAAACCCACCTGCACCGCCTGAGAACCATGAAGAGCTTTTACATTCCTTGTTTCCCTCGTTTGACCGCAACACTCTTCCACGTTGGCTCGAGTTGATTCCTCATAAGAAGGCCATATTCATTGGAAAGCAGCCGACCAAGCCGCCTAAGCCTGTCTTACCCACGAAAGTGAATATTGAGCTGGCGGCTGATCAAGAGCGTGCATTCAGAACGGGCCAACCCTTGAAGCGTGGCCTCGATCATGAAACTCATGGCTTGGTGATGATTACACGATTGGACCgtgaagaagagggagatgAGGCAGAGGAGGATACAAAGGATGATATTGACCTGGATGATGTGGACGGAGATGAAGTGCTGCCGGGTGGCTTCACCATGCAGGACCTTCGAACGATTTGTGTGGACTGGGATGTGAAGGATGACATCTCCAACATTGACCCGGAAGAGAAGCCGTTGGCACAAAGAAAAGATGGTATAtttgatgacgatgaagcAGATTGGCTCATGGAAACTGAGCTTCCAAACAAGAAACGAAAGACTGGCCCGACTCCGATGGATGTCATTGCTCTATCACATATTGACATCCCACTACTGGATGATCCAGAACAAGCCACATTGAAAATCGCAAAGAGAGTGACAATCGATCTCAACGATCCCAACATTCTTGTCGACGAATTAAGAGTGGACGCCGTTGCAAATAAACCGAAACACGCCGCTCCTCGCACCAGGGATGAAGTAGACCTGAATCTGACGCGCCGTCTCACTCAGCGATACAACATTTCGAATGATCAAGCATACGACATGCTCAAACAGAATCATCAGAACAAGATCCGCAGTACTCTTGGCAATGTGACACTCGAGCACGGTCTGCCAGCCCTGCGTCTGCAATGGCCCTACTACAAGACTGAGTTGGCCAAGGCTGAAGCTAGATCTTTCCACCGACCTGCTTTGGCCTTCCGGCCTGGGCAAACGTCCTGGTTCAAGAATCCCGCTCAGTTTAGACGCAAGCACCTGCGTGGCAAAGATGCAAAAACTGTCTATGATTCTACAAAGTCATTGTCCATGGGAGATAACTCCAATGTCTTGCTGGTGGAATATTCAGAGGAGCTGCCCATGACGCTAGCTAATTTTGGAATGTGCAATCGCTTTATCAATTATTACCGGCGGAAGAATATTGATGATCCCACTCGCCCAAGGGCAGACATTGGCGAAACAGTTGTTCTCTTACCCCAGGATAAGAGCCCCTACTCAATCTTTGGCCATGTTGATCCCGGCGAAATTTCCCCGGCAATCTCAAACTCCATGTACCGAGCACCGCTATTCCCGCATCAACCAAAATCTACGGATTTCCTCGTGGTCCGCAACACTACTGGATCCGAAGGTTGTCATTACTACCTGCGCAACATTGAAAACTTCTACGTTGCCGGACAGCAATTCCCATCGGTTGACATTCCTGGACCGCATTCGCGCAAGGTGACAACTGTCGCCAAGAATCGCATGAAGATGCTGGTCTATCGTTTATTGAAGAAGAGCCCAGATGAGCGACTCGCGATCAGCGATGTTACAGCCCACATACCAAACACTACGGATATGCAGAACCGACAGAAGGTCAAGGATTTCCTTCAGCATGACAAAGACACCAAATATTGGAAGCCACTGGATCCAGTCCTCCCCGACCAAGACACAATCCGCTCTTGGGTCCAGCCCGAAGATGTTTGTCTTCTCGAATCCATGCAGATTGGACAGCAGCATCTCCACGACACCGGTTATGGCAACGATGCCGAAACTGGGGGCGAAAAcgaagaggacgaggaaTTGGAAAGCTTCGAGCAGCAGATGGCTCCCTGGAAGGCAACCCGCAACTTTTTGTTGGCCTCACAAGGTAAGGCCATGCTGAAACTTCATGGCGAAGGAGACCCCACCGGCCGTGGTGAGGGCTATAACTTCATCAAAACAAGCATGAAGGGTGGGTTCAAGGCCATCGGTGAAAGCGTTGAAGATAAGCTGGACGCGCAGCGACTTAAGGAGCTTGGAGGTCACAGCTACAATGTTGCCCGCCAGCAAAAATCATACGAAACATCTATTCGTCGGATTTGGGATGCTCAAAAAAGCAGTCTTTCCTCCACCATCGAGCATTCCGACCAGGAAAGCGACGTGGACCAAGAAGACGAATACCAAGACCAATTCAACAAACCAACACCCCGATCTGAAGCACCGACACCCGGACCATATCGTCGTGACGATGAGACAACAAGTCAGTTCAGCAAGATGAGTTTCAACAGCCAGCGCGGCAAAGTGTTGCGCATAACCCGCCAGATCAAGCAAGAAAATGGCgaaattgtggagcaggaaCAACACGTTTTCGATCCACGAGTCATCAGACATTACATCCAACACCGTCACCACAACGAAGCCATGCACACAAAGCTGGAATCCCTCCAACCCACGGGCGATCCTGAAGTCGATGCCCGCAACCGGAAGTTGATCGAGGCCGAGCTTGGCCGTCTCAACCGCAACAAGGAGCGTCGTTTCGCCCGCGAGAAGCAAAAGGGCATTCCTCGTTCTGGCGACCCGGATGGCAAGCCAGCAGGTACTCAGCGCAAGTGTGCCAATTGCGGCCAGGTCGGACACATCAAAACAAACAAGAAGCTTTGTCCATTGCTCAATGGGACTATGAAGCCCGAGGACCGTGTCACGGATTCGGCTTTCTCCATGAGCGCGCCAGTCCTGTGA
- a CDS encoding Protein kinase, putative: MAASSKKDTTRRSLFNLWIPTKVVVSGTSPTGSGATESPASEPIIRRAGKDRLRVRLTRSGSKILLLLGLRGSSKSNKGFSVDTDCCDSVQAGDESPDPSIPSSPSGNGDDTPGYLTAVESPQSEPIPVTPSLSTPTEGVETLSEPLPDLRPSLESQGELAVFDDVQQHTINEDPLPSTITEQPSSTDSKFVDRFSQRISLTFGQPTVIRRVHLRSRPSVIRLNPVSDDLSRQSDGANDSSSPSASRSSGRSPAGGQSTSLTPLTSGGPSPSSDKGKLHDGHETSVMHLPSLSEMNEAASASDTNLIAITPSIKTVEATSVAKVYLELYFNSIFQNKDPRQQRQLELEQHIYAFDLTPEERLMTRHNWALGENDHLRQCRVLKSNRCCPQSESAISVAGYQAIKVLGKGSFGVVRLVRRNGSDLNSSPEDGPLSLKDNVVHSRSNPLGALMSAVEGAKQSRRRYMTGERKEVYAMKVIRKAEMIRNSQEGHIRAERDFLVASEASRWVVPLIVSFQDASNLYLVMDYMVGGDFLGLLIRKDTLREDWARFYVAEMILCIEEAHRLFWIHRDIKPDNFLISASGHLKISDFGLAFNGHWSHDQAYYNSHRYTLLEKLGIDINGDSEDQQEVAEVKELAPEIRLHSLDDHTLHRPSSTSLLDWRNSKGRRRFAKSVVGTSQYMAPEIIRGEMYDGRCDWWSLGIILYECLYGFTPFACENRHDTKIKILQHARTLRFPQEKSTDKLVSQEAMDLITRILQEREYRLCSPKYQANDILNGRPVSTQMLYSMDARYRNIASYYVYPNDAADIKIHPFFRGIRWQNLHMCQPPMIPRVRNWEDTRYFDDWKSAGDGVEHAVGSDSKDRGQEPDEAIPKNQEISPAEDALTPPVVETIPHVVQEQEKDAENQKEKKRPRDKILRDKQLSKTALDIRKRGAFLGYTYRRPNDVALAFSIERGRQPYTRDQLAGLYTS, translated from the exons ATGGCAGCCTCCAGTAAAAAAGATACAACAAGACGAAGTCTTTTCAATCTCTGGATCCCAACTAAAGTTGTCGTCTCTGGAACATCCCCAACTGGCTCTGGAGCAACAGAAAGCCCGGCATCAGAGCCGATTATCCGAAGGGCGGGAAAAGATCGGCTTCGGGTTCGTTTGACTCGCAGTGGCTCCAAAATTCTGCTGTTACTGGGTTTGCGTGGCTCATCCAAGA GCAATAAAGGGTTTAGCGTCGACACTGATTGCTGTGATTCCGTACAGGCCGGTGACGAAAGCCCAGATCCCTCAATCCCATCCTCCCCAAGTGGTAATGGCGATGATACCCCAGGATATCTGACTGCGGTCGAGTCTCCTCAAAGTGAGCCCATTCCTGTCACACCTTCGCTCAGCACTCCCACTGAAGGGGTTGAAACTTTGTCTGAACCACTCCCTGACCTGCGACCGTCACTCGAGAGTCAGGGTGAATTGGCTGTTTTTGACGACGTGCAGCAACATACCATAAACGAGGACCCTCTGCCATCCACTATCACTGAGCAACCAAGTTCAACAGATTCAAAATTTGTCGATCGCTTCTCGCAAAGGATCTCGCTAACGTTTGGCCAGCCCACTGTCATACGTCGTGTGCATCTTCGGTCAAGACCGAGCGTTATTCGCCTCAATCCAGTATCAGATGATCTGAGCAGACAAAGTGATGGGGCCAATGATAGCTCAAGCCCATCAGCCAGCCGCAGTAGTGGTAGATCTCCTGCCGGCGGGCAGTCAACTTCACTGACTCCACTCACTTCCGGAGGCCCGTCTCCTTCCTCGGATAAAGGCAAGCTGCACGATGGACACGAAACATCCGTGATGCATTTACCCTCTCTCTCCGAGATGAATGAAGCTGCCAGCGCTTCAGATACCAATCTAATCGCTATAACACCGTCTATAAAAACAGTGGAAGCGACATCAGTGGCAAAAGTTTACCTGGAACTGTACTTCAACTCCATTTTCCAAAACAAAGATCCCCGTCAGCAACGTCAACTCGAGTTAGAGCAGCATATCTATGCGTTCGATCTCACACCCGAGGAGCGGTTGATGACAAGACACAACTGGGCCTTGGGAGAGAACGATCATCTTCGACAGTGCCGTGTGCTCAAATCCAATCGATGCTGCCCTCAAAGCGAAAGCGCGATCTCTGTCGCAGGGTACCAAGCCATAAAGGTACTAGGGAAAGGAAGCTTTGGTGTTGTGCGTCTTGTTCGGCGGAATGGCTCGGATTTGAACAGTTCCCCTGAAGATGGCCCTCTGTCCCTCAAAGACAACGTTGTCCACTCCAGGTCGAATCCTCTTGGAGCCCTGATGTCTGCTGTAGAAGGTGCCAAGCAAAGCCGTCGAAGGTATATGACCGGCGAAAGGAAGGAGGTATATGCCATGAAAGTCATCAGAAAGGCAGAGATGATCCGCAACTCCCAGGAAGGCCATATTCGAGCAGAAAGAGATTTTCTTGTTGCCTCTGAGGCCTCTCGCTGGGTTGTTCCTTTGATCGTCAGCTTTCAAGATGCCAGCAATCTATATCTTGTGATGGATTACATGGTTGGTGGTGACTTTTTGGGGTTACTCATCCGAAAAGATACACTTCGCGAAGACTGGGCACGATTCTATGTCGCAGAAATGATTTTGTGCATTGAGGAGGCACATCGACTTTTCTGGATTCATCGCGATATCAAGCCTGACAATTTCCTCATCTCTGCGTCGGGTCATCTGAAAATTTCTGACTTCGGTCTGGCTTTCAATGGGCATTGGTCTCATGATCAAGCTTATTATAACAGCCATCGCTACACTTTGCTGGAGAAACTTGGCATCGATATTAATGGTGATTCTGAAGACCAGCAGGAGGTTGCCGAAGTGAAAGAGCTTGCGCCTGAGATAAGATTGCACAGTCTGGATGACCATACTCTTCATCGGCCATCCTCGACGAGTTTATTGGATTGGCGAAACAGCAAGGGGCGACGCAGATTCGCAAAAAGTGTTGTCGGAACCAGTCAATACATGGCTCCTGAGATCATTCGCGGCGAAATGTATGACGGGCGATGCGACTGGTGGAGCTTGGGTATCATTCTATACGAG TGTCTATATGGTTTCACACCCTTTGCCTGTGAAAATCGCCATGATACAAAGATCAAGATCCTT CAACACGCAAGGACTCTACGATTTCCACAGGAAAAATCCACAGACAAGTTAGTCTCCCAGGAAGCCATGGATCTGATCACCAGGATTCTCCAAGAGCGCGAATATCGCCTATGCTCTCCGAAGTACCAAGCCAATGATATACTGAATGGACGCCCTGTCTCAACTCAAATGCTGTACTCCATGGACGCACGGTACAGAAACATCGCGAGCTACTACGTATACCCTAACGATGCAGCAGACATCAAGATTCATCCATTCTTCCGAGGTATCCGGTGGCAAAATCTCCACATGTGCCAACCACCAATGATCCCTAGGGTCAGGAACTGGGAGGATACTAGATATTTTGACGATTGGAAGTCGGCCGGCGATGGTGTCGAGCATGCTGTCGGTAGTGACTCGAAGGATCGTGGCCAAGAGCCTGACGAGGCCATCCcaaagaatcaagaaatcagcCCAGCGGAGGACGCTCTTACGCCGCCAGTTGTTGAAACAATCCCACACGTAGTACAGGAGCAGGAAAAAGATGCCGAAAAtcaaaaggagaagaagcggcCCCGCGATAAAATTCTTCGAGACAAACAATTGAGCAAGACAGCCTTGGACATTCGCAAAAGGGGCGCTTTTCTGGGGTATACCTACCGGCGACCCAACGATGTTGCCTTGGCTTTCAGCATAGAGCGAGGACGTCAACCCTATACCAGAGACCAATTAGCTGGCCTGTATACATCGTGA
- a CDS encoding ATPase, AAA-type, core, with translation MLMPPRVTGFNLHRKKWFNLSVDRISHVEWNKDALESRAIDSKSTDRIESLVTNHVEPEDSVDLIASNDNGLILLLHAGPGTGKNTDRREGG, from the coding sequence ATGTTGATGCCTCCGAGGGTGACTGGCTTCAACCTCCATCGCAAAAAGTGGTTCAATCTATCCGTCGACCGCATCTCGCATGTCGAGTGGAACAAAGATGCCCTCGAGAGTCGAGCCATCGACTCCAAATCCACAGACCGTATCGAGTCACTGGTGACCAACCACGTCGAGCCCGAAGACTCCGTCGATCTGATTGCCAGCAATGATAACGGACTAATCTTGCTTCTGCACGCTGGGCCGGGAACAGGCAAAAACACTGACCGCAGAGAGGGTGGCTGA
- a CDS encoding C6 transcription factor, putative, with amino-acid sequence MVLHTARKSPEPATRAKYNAAYSRGLPPDPLPASPSPILTPTGHPVFEDVNWRTSSPNLRGNSQDSSVTDKLLSTPNKNQNEHQHMVSARNSPEPGSTDLEGYYLGPASGVSFINRVWSRLHQDERTHYPDGLQNESSRNTAVFMFGDKPYTNPQEAEFTLPSLERALDLVGIYFDYSMVTYRFVHRGHVEDWTRQVYRDSISLSNLPVGKMVARTAIVLMIFAVSTLYMEMRPGGTPGSRGERLESERWYAASKCMSSLESGPPRLETIQARLGQCLYLLSSSRANECWYSFGTTMQIVTALGLHRKRPAKVSNNGSSQLELELRRRIFWSVYTLDKYLSIMFGRPRLLHDEDIDQELPEETNDDDLLEEDPTLRTGSTDSMMIASVLHYRLGRILGEISRQLYSINTLSRDSPLETAIRLTLELEKWKETVPPLFKSVHPTSLIPPLCRQSQVLQLAYSHAMIHVTRSFLLNDFTDLSRRPKVLHPMVSSHVQKCIQAAEDIMTITDGLAHQGVLIQSFWFTHYVCFCAVLVIYIHAIQQHHKSLGGSRSSSVSSGGSPNDPDKLRQLFSLAESCQQHLADATRKNCPSRRYAIILEELRQEVHRQTGLNEVSVETRAHAASGNDTLCVSGESLQNADVNPVRFDTQAGDFTIPPAELGMNTGDDAGFLESLEGSIWWAQLDSWAFSNLPNDPSTINF; translated from the exons ATGGTGTTACACACCGCCAGAAAATCACCAGAGCCTGCGACTCGTGCAAA ATACAACGCCGCATACTCTCGGGGCTTACCACCAGACCCTCTTCCTGCATCACCGAGTCCCATTTTGACTCCTACTGGGCATCCTGTATTTGAGGATGTAAATTGGCGCACCTCCAGCCCCAATCTACGGGGCAATAGTCAAGACTCATCTGTAACCGACAAGTTGCTTTCGACCCcaaacaaaaaccaaaatgAGCACCAACATATGGTATCAGCACGGAACTCACCAGAGCCAGGCTCAACAGACCTTGAGGGGTATTACCTTGGCCCTGCATCCGGTGTGTCGTTTATCAATCGTGTGTGGAGCCGTCTGCATCAAGATGAAAGGACGCACTATCCGGATGGACTCCAAAATGAGTCCTCGCGGAATACAGCGGTTTTTATGTTTGGCGATAAGCCTTACACCAATCCCCAAGAGGCGGAATTTACCCTCCCATCTCTGGAAAGGGCGCTGGATCTGGTGGGAATATATTTCGATTACTCTATGGTGACTTATCGGTTTGTGCATAGGGGCCATGTGGAAGATTGGACTAGACAGGTTTACCGAGATAGCATCAGTCTCTCTAATCTCCCTGTGGGAAAGATGGTTGCTCGGACTGCTATCGTTCTCATGATCTTTGCTGTGAGTACTTTGTACATGGAAATGAGGCCGGGGGGGACGCCTGGCTCGCGGGGTGAAAGGCTAGAAAG TGAGCGCTGGTATGCAGCGTCGAAATGCATGTCTTCTCTCGAGTCAGGTCCGCCGCGACTGGAAACCATCCAGGCCCGACTGGGCCAGTGCCTGTATCTACTATCATCGTCACGGGCTAACGAATGCTGGTACTCATTCGGCACGACAATGCAGATTGTGACTGCACTCGGGTTGCACAGGAAGAGGCCGGCAAAAGTCTCGAATAATGGGTCCTCGCAACTAGAATTGGAGCTCCGCAGGCGCATCTTCTGGAGTGTATACACTCTAGACAAATATTTGAGCATTATGTTTGGGAGACCTCGACTGCTCCACGACGAGGACATCGACCAAGAATTGCCAGAAGAGACGAACGACGATGATTTACTGGAAGAAGATCCGACTCTAAGAACAGGATCCACCGACAGCATGATGATTGCCTCTGTTCTTCACTACCG ACTCGGTCGTATTCTGGGCGAGATATCCCGTCAACTGTACAGCATTAACACCCTCTCTCGAGACTCCCCCCTCGAGACCGCAATCCGCCTAACCTTGGAGCTCgaaaaatggaaagaaacCGTCCCACCGTTATTCAAAAGTGTTCACCCAACTAGCTTAATTCCACCCCTCTGCCGTCAAAGTCAAGTCCTCCAACTCGCCTACTCGCACGCCATGATCCACGTCACTCGCTCATTCCTCTTGAACGATTTCACAGACCTCAGCCGCAGACCCAAAGTCCTGCACCCGATGGTCAGCTCGCACGTCCAGAAATGCATCCAAGCTGCCGAGGACATCATGACAATAACTGATGGTCTTGCTCATCAGGGTGTGCTAATCCAATCTTTCTGGTTCACGCACTATGTGTGCTTCTGTGCTGTTTTGGTAATTTATATCCATGCCATCCAACAGCACCATAAGTCATTGGGTGGATCTAGATCGTCTTCTGTCTCTTCGGGCGGAAGTCCCAATGACCCTGATAAATTGCGCCAGCTCTTTTCTCTTGCTGAATCATGTCAGCAACATCTGGCTGATGCTACACGTAAGAACTGTCCGAGTCGTCGCTACGCGATTATTCTGGAGGAGTTGAGACAGGAAGTTCATCGACAGACTGGGCTTAATGAGGTCTCTGTTGAAACTCGGGCTCATGCTGCTAGTGGAAATGATACTCTCTGCGTCTCGGGAGAGAGTTTACAGAATGCAGATGTAAACCCGGTCCGGTTTGACACCCAGGCAGGTGATTTCACGATCCCCCCAGCCGAGTTGGGGATGAATACGGGAGATGATGCAGGCTTCCTTGAGAGTCTTGAGGGATCAATCTGGTGGGCTCAGCTTGACTCATGG GCCTTTTCCAATCTCCCTAATGACCCTTCCACAATTAACTTTTAG
- a CDS encoding C6 transcription factor SndA, putative → MRRASTACTECQKRRTRCTGPPHCTECSTHARECVFDEAADRRRKASAKRTQDQLDHFRSFVDDLIGLIRDGDGETVQYIVNTIRSGATPGQIRDALTSILDNENQTISRNSDLRDLSLNLNITPNNLGNYFNPPR, encoded by the exons ATGAGGCGGGCATCGACAGCTTGCACGGAGTGTCAAAAACGCCGGACCAGG TGTACCGGCCCTCCTCATTGCACCGAATGCTCAACCCACGCCCGCGAATGTGTCTTCGATGAAGCCGCCGACAGACGCCGTAAGGCCTCCGCTAAGAGAACCCAAGATCAATTGGACCATTTCCGGTCATTTGTGGACGATCTTATCGGGCTCATCCGAGACGGTGACGGCGAGACGGTGCAATACATCGTCAATACCATAAGATCAGGAGCAACCCCTGGGCAGATCCGAGATGCCCTCACAAGCATCTTGGACAATGAGAATCAAACCATCTCCCGAAACTCAGACCTGCGCGACCTAAGTCTGAATCTGAATATCACTCCCAACAACTTGGGTAATTACTTCAACCCTCCTCGCTGA